From Chryseobacterium sp. H1D6B, a single genomic window includes:
- a CDS encoding recombinase, with protein MKFFNSSTKNFETVLKKYFSFKNETLSLEPFADFLDSIKKADFTDVLNFFRNNSDFTENFKFYLQNIFEGRPFNLSLTEANILSENAFFPELKKRILNKVLPPVEKEKTVWYLIDNISITPKKDLEYFHNLPENEINEFLHILGVSDFITNNNVKRELIFSMNILSWRVTGMAMEVEVVRMAPEYRNFDNPFLALQNELEGLAAEFAADPELQLHSKDSRYKQIKIYTQQCQEFVNIAFKNSSKYGISGKINQSLLKIRQQTQRIYEIAKLLVIDNEEDVVVRSKQLIFNILSYKSHKNNISELINDSTRLISHLITNHTAETGSHYITSTRKEYMKMFYKASGGGIIVGALCVLKMLYGYIPGSDFSHAFLYSMNYAMGFVMIYLMGFTLATKQPAMTAATMTKVLSEEGNSKRHNTEFAHLVSKLFRSQFIAFVGNVLLSFPIALAIIYGLEVFFSQNLAVDRSDKLLKDLDPFQSKAILHASIAGFYLFISGIISGNIGNNSVFYQIPERIAKNISIRRLFGAKFAKGLSKYYAKNWPGIVSNFWFGVFLGATAPIGLFFGLDLDIRHITFAAGNFALGLYGKDFSVDSYTFWISFVTVFIIGFFNFLVSFSLSMFLAFRSRKLNFGQVSEIYKEIFKYFIKNPFKFFFPFSSGLDKKADDLMSNTISTKSEDH; from the coding sequence ATGAAGTTCTTCAATTCCAGTACAAAAAATTTTGAAACTGTTCTTAAAAAATACTTTTCTTTTAAGAACGAAACCCTTTCCCTAGAGCCTTTTGCCGACTTTTTAGACAGCATAAAAAAGGCTGATTTTACAGATGTTCTTAATTTTTTTAGGAACAATTCAGATTTTACAGAGAATTTTAAATTTTATCTTCAAAATATCTTTGAGGGAAGACCTTTCAATTTATCGCTTACTGAAGCTAATATCCTCTCTGAAAATGCCTTCTTTCCTGAACTTAAAAAGAGAATTCTTAACAAAGTACTGCCGCCGGTAGAAAAGGAAAAAACAGTCTGGTATCTGATCGATAATATAAGTATAACACCCAAAAAAGATCTCGAATACTTTCATAATCTCCCGGAAAATGAGATCAACGAGTTTTTACATATTCTAGGCGTTTCAGATTTCATCACCAATAACAATGTAAAAAGAGAACTTATATTTTCCATGAATATCCTTTCCTGGCGGGTTACCGGCATGGCGATGGAAGTAGAAGTGGTAAGAATGGCTCCTGAATACAGGAATTTCGATAATCCGTTCCTGGCTTTACAGAATGAGCTGGAAGGACTGGCCGCAGAATTTGCAGCCGATCCGGAACTTCAGCTGCACTCTAAGGACAGCCGGTATAAGCAGATTAAAATTTATACCCAGCAGTGTCAGGAATTCGTTAATATAGCCTTTAAAAACTCTTCTAAATACGGAATTTCCGGAAAGATCAACCAGTCACTTCTGAAAATACGCCAGCAGACTCAGAGGATTTATGAAATTGCAAAACTACTGGTTATTGATAATGAAGAAGATGTAGTTGTTAGATCTAAACAGTTAATTTTTAATATATTAAGTTATAAATCTCATAAGAATAACATTTCCGAGCTTATCAACGACAGTACAAGGCTGATTTCCCACCTTATTACAAACCATACCGCTGAAACCGGAAGCCATTATATTACTTCTACCCGCAAGGAATACATGAAAATGTTTTATAAAGCCAGCGGGGGAGGAATTATCGTTGGCGCTTTATGTGTTTTGAAAATGCTTTACGGGTATATTCCCGGAAGTGATTTTTCCCATGCTTTTTTATATTCAATGAACTATGCAATGGGGTTTGTGATGATTTATCTGATGGGATTCACTTTAGCAACGAAACAGCCGGCAATGACCGCTGCGACGATGACAAAGGTCTTGTCTGAGGAAGGCAACAGCAAAAGACATAACACTGAATTTGCGCATCTTGTTTCTAAATTATTCAGAAGCCAGTTCATTGCTTTTGTAGGAAATGTACTGCTTTCTTTTCCCATAGCACTGGCTATCATTTATGGTCTGGAGGTCTTTTTCTCACAGAATCTGGCCGTTGACAGATCAGATAAGTTATTAAAAGATTTAGATCCTTTTCAGTCTAAGGCGATTCTTCATGCAAGTATTGCCGGTTTTTATCTATTTATCTCCGGGATTATTTCAGGGAATATTGGAAATAATTCTGTCTTCTATCAAATTCCTGAAAGAATTGCTAAGAATATTTCTATCAGAAGGCTTTTTGGAGCTAAATTCGCCAAAGGCCTGTCTAAATATTATGCGAAAAACTGGCCTGGAATTGTTTCTAATTTCTGGTTTGGAGTATTTCTAGGAGCGACTGCACCAATAGGATTGTTCTTCGGACTTGATCTGGATATCCGACACATTACATTTGCGGCCGGGAATTTTGCATTAGGTCTGTATGGAAAAGATTTCTCAGTGGATTCTTATACGTTCTGGATCTCTTTTGTCACCGTTTTTATTATTGGATTCTTCAACTTCCTGGTGAGTTTCAGTTTATCCATGTTTTTGGCATTTAGATCAAGAAAACTGAATTTTGGACAGGTAAGTGAAATTTATAAAGAAATATTTAAATACTTTATCAAAAATCCGTTTAAATTTTTCTTCCCATTTAGTTCAGGGCTTGATAAAAAAGCAGATGATCTAATGAGTAATACGATTTCTACAAAATCTGAAGATCATTAA
- the mtgA gene encoding monofunctional biosynthetic peptidoglycan transglycosylase → MWKKIKQFIFIVLILNVVFIIWGRFFNPPITITQIGGLFEYGKLHRDYISYDDMGNNVKKAVIASEDQKFFVHDGFDYDAIEKAMKHNEAGKKIRGGSTISQQTAKNIFLWQGRSWFRKGLETVYTFIIEKVWGKDIILERYLNSIEMGRGVFGVEAAAQYYFGKSSKDLTASEAAWIAAVLPNPKKYDPKSPSAYLNKKHNWIMRQMRNVSLK, encoded by the coding sequence ATGTGGAAAAAAATAAAGCAGTTTATATTTATAGTTCTGATCTTGAATGTTGTATTCATCATCTGGGGCAGATTTTTTAATCCGCCTATTACCATAACGCAGATCGGCGGGCTTTTCGAATACGGGAAGCTCCATAGAGATTATATTTCTTATGATGATATGGGAAATAATGTAAAAAAGGCAGTGATTGCTTCAGAAGACCAAAAATTCTTTGTTCATGACGGCTTCGATTATGATGCTATTGAAAAAGCGATGAAGCACAATGAAGCAGGAAAAAAGATAAGAGGCGGAAGTACGATTTCCCAGCAGACGGCTAAAAATATATTTCTTTGGCAGGGCAGAAGCTGGTTCAGAAAAGGATTGGAGACGGTTTATACGTTTATTATAGAAAAAGTATGGGGGAAGGATATTATTTTAGAAAGATATCTTAATTCTATTGAAATGGGGCGCGGCGTATTCGGAGTAGAAGCGGCGGCACAGTATTACTTTGGAAAATCTTCTAAAGATCTTACCGCCTCAGAAGCAGCATGGATAGCGGCCGTTCTGCCCAACCCTAAAAAATACGATCCTAAAAGTCCGTCAGCTTATTTGAATAAGAAACATAACTGGATCATGAGGCAGATGAGAAATGTAAGTTTGAAATAG
- a CDS encoding ABC transporter substrate-binding protein has product MKLRILLIFAFCTLISCKREQKISSSESIVISNRLQYKEDKSILHLKSGNFSYDFKAEQIPFKKIILLNASLTGYISQLGAENLIVGVASPEYIYSDKIQNLIKENKIQNVGNEQKYDVEKIISLKPDAVFTNYIASFDNTYQLLKNNGIQVVFLDEYMEQKPLEKTAYLKLFGTLFGKSKEADEKFTKIEKDYDELKQLALKAQTKPVVLANEMYGDIWYLPGGKTYTANYISDANASYILKDNAEEKSVTMSFEEVFAKSGGVQYWINAGNHTSKKEMLSMNPFYSKLDVFNKGKIYVITGKEKQKANDFFESGVVRADLVLKDYIKIFHPELLPDYQLTYMKELQ; this is encoded by the coding sequence ATGAAACTAAGAATTTTACTAATATTTGCATTTTGCACGCTAATCTCCTGTAAAAGAGAGCAAAAAATTTCGTCCTCAGAATCGATTGTAATCTCAAACAGGCTCCAATACAAGGAAGATAAGAGTATATTACATCTTAAATCAGGAAATTTCAGTTATGATTTTAAAGCAGAACAGATTCCTTTTAAGAAAATTATCTTGCTGAATGCTAGTTTGACAGGCTATATTTCACAATTAGGCGCTGAAAACTTAATCGTCGGAGTAGCGAGTCCTGAATATATTTATTCTGACAAGATTCAGAATTTAATTAAAGAAAATAAAATTCAAAATGTAGGAAACGAGCAGAAATATGACGTTGAGAAAATTATTTCTTTAAAACCTGATGCTGTTTTCACCAACTATATTGCAAGTTTTGATAATACCTACCAGCTGTTGAAAAACAATGGAATTCAGGTGGTTTTCCTGGATGAATATATGGAACAGAAACCTCTTGAAAAAACAGCTTATTTAAAACTTTTCGGGACCCTTTTCGGAAAGAGTAAAGAAGCTGATGAGAAGTTTACAAAGATTGAAAAAGACTATGACGAACTCAAGCAGCTGGCCTTAAAAGCACAGACAAAACCTGTAGTGCTGGCGAATGAAATGTATGGCGACATCTGGTATCTTCCAGGGGGAAAAACATACACCGCGAATTATATTTCAGATGCCAATGCCAGTTATATTTTGAAAGATAATGCAGAAGAGAAATCAGTAACGATGAGTTTTGAAGAAGTTTTTGCAAAATCCGGAGGTGTACAGTATTGGATTAATGCAGGAAACCATACCTCAAAAAAAGAAATGCTTAGCATGAACCCTTTCTACAGTAAATTAGATGTCTTTAATAAAGGAAAAATATATGTCATCACCGGTAAAGAAAAACAAAAAGCAAATGATTTCTTCGAAAGCGGAGTCGTAAGGGCAGATCTTGTTTTGAAAGACTATATTAAAATTTTCCATCCTGAGCTTTTACCGGATTATCAGCTTACTTACATGAAAGAATTACAATAA
- a CDS encoding LamG-like jellyroll fold domain-containing protein, whose protein sequence is MKSKILLTPFKLNFQKFWVACFLLIFQIGFSQQGVALDFDGVNDYVSCGSILPLSYTKEAWIYVKSLNSQNNIISGGDSDGLHAFWIPNSSGKLSAGHNGDWYAVEDSVPLSINTWHHVAVTYDTAATTMKLYKDGQLISTNIDVDPVDGGNMVRLGAFNDAANSFTGTIDEVRIWNRALSPSEITNHMNCELSGPQAGLIAYYKFNQGIGNANNASVTTLQDSSGNNYNGTLNDFALNGNSSNWVGNSIINTGTTCSTYLNVSSVDKTTNFKFFPNPAVNKLFLKSKQPILNVEVINFLGQTVITQKINSIEAEINLASLTPASYWIRVKTEEGLETIKIIKK, encoded by the coding sequence ATGAAAAGTAAAATACTTTTAACGCCATTCAAGCTAAATTTTCAAAAATTTTGGGTTGCCTGTTTTCTTTTGATTTTCCAAATTGGATTTTCCCAGCAAGGAGTAGCGCTAGATTTTGATGGCGTAAATGATTATGTAAGCTGTGGAAGCATTTTGCCTTTATCTTATACCAAAGAAGCGTGGATTTATGTAAAAAGTTTAAATAGCCAAAATAATATTATCTCTGGTGGTGATTCCGATGGACTGCACGCTTTCTGGATACCCAATAGTTCCGGTAAACTTTCTGCGGGGCATAACGGTGATTGGTATGCTGTAGAAGACAGTGTTCCTTTGTCTATTAATACCTGGCATCATGTTGCAGTAACTTATGATACTGCTGCTACCACAATGAAATTATACAAAGATGGGCAACTGATATCTACCAATATTGATGTTGATCCGGTTGATGGGGGAAACATGGTTAGATTAGGCGCTTTTAATGATGCCGCAAATAGTTTTACAGGAACTATAGATGAAGTAAGGATCTGGAATAGAGCCTTGTCTCCCAGTGAAATAACAAACCACATGAATTGTGAACTGTCAGGTCCGCAAGCAGGATTAATTGCATACTATAAATTTAATCAGGGCATCGGTAATGCGAATAATGCTTCCGTAACAACTTTGCAAGACAGCAGCGGAAATAATTACAATGGAACTCTTAATGATTTTGCTTTAAACGGAAACTCCTCTAACTGGGTTGGCAATAGCATTATAAATACCGGAACTACTTGTTCTACTTATTTAAATGTATCCTCAGTAGATAAAACAACCAATTTTAAATTCTTTCCTAACCCTGCTGTAAACAAGTTGTTCCTGAAATCAAAACAACCCATTTTAAATGTTGAAGTGATTAACTTTTTAGGGCAAACTGTTATAACACAAAAAATAAACAGCATTGAAGCGGAAATTAATTTGGCATCTCTTACTCCAGCTTCTTATTGGATTAGGGTAAAAACCGAAGAAGGTCTTGAGACAATAAAAATCATTAAAAAATAA
- a CDS encoding sensor histidine kinase codes for MPAIKKIIFLFITFFTLSCREKKENFYFEKVTPPKEEPTKVWLRKNENYNADKERYLKVFLDNYQSKIAKSDYSNVSKILDLVTTKFVYFYDFDPRLTKVVKEFNESYRDKLPPLKTIYIDSYYGNLEFDRDHLNKAKDYFLKITALEPDDYKSCYKIARAYYDLSYTYFVLGDLKNSIEANEKSRNYSIRIRDQESIASVESNYVNIYKANGSFQKAVTSADEVIKASKEIGNTYDYFMGKYNKCSVYSFFNKHQLKNKYIHETYKEYIASKYDNDVLLLCISDYEIEALIEENNLNDAKIVLDRIKPVAEKNTSQNWQKDYQATLALYQITRDVKTCNTKYIENSLPNLLEHKNYERANLFYTVLLEKAIQSRDLDKVVFYNNEVYRTKDSLSSAKSKLINLELTAKYETKEKEQEIKLQQETIINKNAVIMALILIFIALLLAVIIYYLKQKQKKLSLEKERSLQFTKNLLDKTEEERKRIASDLHDSVSHELLSLKHSFEVSQLQLNEKVDSIINDIRAISRNLHPVLFEKIGLEASLEQFIERIQNTHLFMISSEIKYQDGLTTEKELQIYRIVQEAVSNIIKYADAIAAKVILTENKDNVILEIMDNGKGFNVKETLEKKDAFGLHNMIERSKAIRGQAQITSTDKGTRIVVQIKK; via the coding sequence ATGCCTGCGATTAAGAAAATCATATTCTTATTCATAACTTTTTTCACATTATCATGTAGAGAAAAAAAGGAAAATTTTTATTTTGAAAAAGTAACTCCGCCAAAAGAAGAGCCTACAAAAGTTTGGTTAAGAAAAAATGAAAACTATAACGCAGATAAAGAACGTTACCTGAAAGTCTTTTTGGACAACTATCAAAGTAAAATTGCTAAAAGTGATTATTCGAACGTATCCAAAATTCTGGATTTAGTGACTACAAAATTTGTTTATTTTTATGATTTTGATCCTCGTCTTACCAAAGTTGTAAAAGAATTTAATGAAAGCTATAGGGACAAATTACCACCATTAAAAACAATTTACATTGATAGTTATTATGGCAATTTAGAATTTGACAGAGACCATCTAAACAAGGCTAAGGATTACTTTTTAAAAATTACAGCTTTAGAGCCAGATGATTACAAAAGTTGCTACAAAATAGCCCGTGCTTATTATGACTTATCATATACTTATTTTGTTTTAGGGGATTTAAAAAACAGCATAGAAGCGAATGAAAAATCAAGAAACTACTCCATAAGAATCAGAGATCAGGAAAGTATAGCTTCTGTAGAATCGAATTATGTCAATATTTACAAAGCAAATGGTTCTTTTCAGAAGGCAGTCACAAGTGCGGATGAAGTGATAAAGGCATCTAAAGAAATCGGAAACACCTATGATTATTTTATGGGCAAATATAACAAATGTTCTGTTTATAGTTTCTTTAATAAGCATCAGTTGAAAAATAAATACATCCACGAAACTTACAAAGAATATATAGCCAGCAAATATGATAATGATGTCCTTCTGCTTTGTATTTCTGATTACGAAATAGAAGCGTTAATTGAAGAAAATAATTTAAACGATGCCAAAATAGTTTTAGACAGAATAAAGCCTGTTGCAGAAAAAAATACCTCTCAAAATTGGCAAAAAGATTACCAAGCGACATTAGCTTTATATCAAATCACTAGAGATGTAAAAACGTGTAACACAAAATATATAGAAAATTCACTGCCAAATTTACTGGAACATAAAAACTACGAAAGAGCCAACCTGTTTTACACTGTTTTATTAGAAAAAGCAATTCAAAGCAGAGATCTAGACAAAGTTGTTTTTTATAATAATGAAGTTTACCGTACAAAGGACAGCTTATCGAGCGCAAAAAGTAAGCTGATCAATTTAGAACTCACAGCAAAATATGAAACTAAAGAAAAAGAGCAGGAAATTAAACTTCAGCAAGAAACTATTATCAATAAAAATGCTGTTATTATGGCTTTAATACTCATTTTTATTGCATTGTTATTAGCAGTTATTATTTACTATTTAAAACAAAAACAAAAGAAATTGTCTTTAGAAAAAGAACGATCATTGCAATTTACTAAAAACCTTCTGGATAAAACAGAGGAAGAACGCAAAAGAATTGCATCTGACCTCCATGACAGTGTGAGCCATGAACTATTGTCGCTTAAGCATTCTTTTGAGGTAAGCCAACTTCAATTAAACGAAAAAGTGGACAGCATTATTAATGACATCAGAGCAATCAGCAGAAATTTACATCCCGTTCTGTTTGAAAAAATAGGACTCGAAGCCAGTTTAGAACAATTCATAGAACGTATCCAAAATACACATCTTTTTATGATCTCATCCGAAATCAAATATCAGGACGGCCTCACAACTGAAAAAGAATTACAAATCTATAGAATTGTGCAGGAAGCTGTTTCAAATATTATAAAATACGCAGATGCTATCGCGGCAAAAGTAATTTTAACTGAAAATAAAGACAACGTTATTTTAGAAATTATGGATAATGGAAAAGGGTTTAATGTAAAGGAAACTCTGGAAAAAAAGGATGCCTTTGGTTTACACAATATGATAGAAAGAAGCAAAGCAATTCGCGGACAAGCGCAAATCACATCAACCGATAAAGGCACAAGAATAGTGGTGCAAATAAAAAAATAA
- a CDS encoding response regulator transcription factor has translation MKILVADDHPLTLNGTVSYLTNLGYNVVIACSNGTAALNYIQVYLPDVAVLDLNMPGLDGLEVAKKVMENKWRTKVIILTMHNEIGVLNKAKEFEVDGYILKEKATPDLEKCMQEIALGKKYYSGALLQNYTIEHTDNPGKLNLLTLSERKIIELIAAQKTSKQIAELLFLSEKTVEGHRTRIIEKLGIPKEKNALLIWAIQNYKKSL, from the coding sequence ATGAAAATTCTAGTTGCCGACGATCATCCTTTAACCCTGAACGGAACTGTTTCTTACCTTACCAATTTGGGTTATAACGTCGTTATTGCTTGCTCTAATGGAACTGCAGCACTTAATTACATTCAGGTTTATTTGCCGGATGTAGCTGTTTTAGATTTAAATATGCCGGGTTTGGACGGATTGGAAGTGGCAAAAAAAGTAATGGAAAATAAATGGCGTACTAAAGTGATCATCCTTACCATGCACAATGAAATTGGAGTTCTGAACAAAGCAAAAGAATTTGAAGTAGATGGTTATATTTTAAAAGAAAAAGCTACTCCTGATTTAGAAAAATGTATGCAAGAAATTGCTTTAGGAAAGAAATATTATTCTGGAGCTTTACTTCAAAATTACACGATAGAACACACAGATAACCCCGGCAAACTAAATCTATTAACCCTTTCTGAAAGAAAAATAATAGAATTAATAGCTGCTCAAAAAACCAGTAAGCAAATTGCAGAACTTCTTTTCCTGTCCGAAAAAACAGTAGAAGGACACCGTACCAGAATTATAGAAAAATTGGGTATTCCAAAAGAAAAAAATGCATTACTGATTTGGGCAATACAGAATTATAAAAAATCCCTGTAG
- a CDS encoding alpha/beta fold hydrolase translates to MQSQTPQGHYEGALTRNGSVQLISFDFNHDKTTYDIPEIGYMDVTPEKISQNKDTLNIKIFYGDFYCFSDPKTGDLTGVSKNTKPEMRIHLKKTEAKEKNFTEEEIKFSNAAISLSGVLYKPKKSDKPVPYVILVHRSGWENRDTPWYHSLAYILASKGIGVLLYDKRGTGKSTGNFSSADFNDFAEDAASAFNYLKARNDLNYARIGFLGASQGGWVVPLASNKVSDCGFAVLIVGPAVSLYEQDINRVQYTLTEEGYSKESINAALHYSGLFFKYIQSNTAKDWETLKKYASEIKGEKWIDQLDIPQSQTGDDVLWWRKNKYDPKEALSTIKCPVLSILGEKDVLVPPAENKSKMETYLTKAGVKHKIIIIKDCGHDMITQGKINGPEENWPYTYWQWQKQPQEFVNSIFEFIKK, encoded by the coding sequence GTGCAAAGTCAAACACCACAAGGTCATTATGAAGGTGCCTTAACGCGGAACGGGTCTGTCCAGTTAATTTCATTTGATTTTAATCATGATAAAACAACTTACGATATACCGGAAATTGGCTATATGGATGTCACTCCAGAAAAAATATCGCAGAATAAGGATACTTTGAATATAAAGATATTCTATGGCGATTTCTATTGTTTTTCAGATCCTAAAACAGGAGATCTAACTGGGGTAAGCAAGAATACAAAACCTGAAATGAGGATCCATCTGAAAAAAACAGAGGCCAAAGAAAAAAACTTTACAGAAGAAGAAATCAAATTTTCAAATGCAGCTATTTCCCTCTCAGGAGTTTTGTACAAGCCCAAAAAATCTGATAAGCCTGTTCCTTATGTGATTTTGGTACATCGCTCCGGATGGGAAAACAGGGATACACCGTGGTATCATTCCCTGGCTTATATTCTGGCAAGCAAAGGAATTGGCGTTTTACTTTATGATAAACGGGGCACTGGTAAATCAACAGGTAATTTTTCATCGGCTGATTTCAATGACTTTGCAGAAGATGCTGCTTCCGCCTTTAATTATCTGAAAGCACGAAATGATCTGAATTATGCCAGAATAGGCTTCTTGGGCGCAAGCCAGGGCGGATGGGTTGTACCATTGGCTTCCAATAAAGTCTCCGATTGCGGGTTTGCCGTTTTAATCGTAGGTCCCGCAGTTTCTCTCTACGAACAGGATATTAATCGGGTTCAGTATACCTTGACCGAGGAAGGATACTCAAAAGAATCCATTAATGCGGCCCTTCATTATTCTGGACTTTTTTTTAAATATATTCAGAGTAATACTGCAAAAGACTGGGAAACTCTTAAGAAATATGCCTCTGAAATAAAAGGCGAAAAATGGATAGACCAGCTCGATATCCCTCAATCCCAGACCGGAGACGATGTCTTATGGTGGAGAAAAAACAAGTATGACCCTAAAGAAGCTTTAAGTACCATAAAATGTCCAGTATTAAGTATTTTGGGGGAGAAAGATGTATTGGTGCCGCCCGCAGAGAACAAAAGCAAAATGGAAACTTACCTTACAAAGGCAGGCGTGAAACACAAAATCATTATCATAAAAGATTGCGGACACGACATGATCACACAAGGTAAGATAAATGGTCCAGAAGAAAACTGGCCCTATACCTATTGGCAATGGCAGAAACAGCCACAGGAATTTGTTAATTCAATTTTTGAATTTATAAAAAAATAA
- a CDS encoding DUF2911 domain-containing protein, which produces MKTIIKSAVVLVATMTISMNAFAQDTKKPASPPATATGKIKDANITIAYSSPSVKGRTIWGGLEAYNKVWRAGANEATTFETDKDITVQGKKLPAGKYSFFLIPKESGTWTAIFNKEPKQWGAYKYEESKDALRVDVKTKALPATQETLVYKINNNGFTMDWDKISVPVEIK; this is translated from the coding sequence ATGAAAACGATCATTAAATCTGCTGTTGTCCTTGTTGCGACAATGACAATCTCCATGAATGCTTTTGCACAGGACACTAAAAAACCTGCCAGCCCTCCAGCTACTGCAACGGGAAAAATTAAAGATGCAAACATTACCATAGCTTATAGCAGTCCTTCTGTAAAAGGGCGTACCATCTGGGGTGGTCTAGAAGCTTATAATAAAGTTTGGCGCGCGGGTGCCAATGAAGCAACTACTTTTGAAACAGATAAAGATATTACTGTTCAGGGTAAAAAACTGCCTGCAGGTAAATACAGCTTTTTCTTAATTCCTAAAGAAAGCGGAACCTGGACTGCGATTTTTAACAAAGAACCAAAACAATGGGGTGCTTACAAATACGAAGAATCTAAAGATGCTTTACGTGTTGATGTAAAAACGAAAGCTTTACCAGCAACACAGGAAACTTTAGTTTATAAAATAAACAATAATGGATTCACAATGGATTGGGATAAAATCTCAGTTCCTGTAGAGATCAAATAA